One Anguilla rostrata isolate EN2019 chromosome 15, ASM1855537v3, whole genome shotgun sequence genomic window, GGCGGCGGCTTCGAACCGCGCCGACACGCGGGAGGCCGTGAGCGAGCCGTGCCGGGTGACCGACTTCCTCTTCAGAGTCCGGTTCAGGTCCTCCAGGAAGTTGGGCTGCAGCGACAGGTTCCCcttgggggaggtggggggcagcGGGGAGCCGCACAGGGGCGGGGGCTCGGGGGTGGGCGTGCTCCGGCGGAGCAGCGCCGGGGGGGGCGTCTTGGCCGAGCTCCGGTTCCAGgacggggcggcggcggcggaagacgtctggggctggggggtgacCACGGCCACTTTGGGGGCCCCGCTGGGCGGGGGGACGGTGAccggcagggggggtgggggcaggagcTCGGAGtcgggcgggggaggggggaagtaCTCGAActcgggcgggggggaggggaagtcGGAGCCGGACTGGCTCTGCTGGAGGGcgaggggaagggaggagaggttGAGCTTGCCCGGTTTGGGGCGCCCAGGCTGCGCCCCCGAGAGGAGCTCTCTGGAGGGAGacaccgaggaggaggaggaggaggcgcaggaggaggcggggggcgcGGCGAACATGCTGACCAGGCTCTCCACCTTCTTGCCGTCCTGGTCACCCGACAGGCTCCGCCTGATGCTGGAGTTCCGCTGCGGCGCCGGGGGCGGCCTCTTCGCCCCGGAcgcagaacaggaagtgggcgaCTTCTTCGGCGATCCTGATTGGACGGCGGATGGcggcagagggggaggcgggggagggggcgggggagcgggCGCCGGCGCTATGGGCGGGGCGGGGAAGGCGTTGGGGGAAGGAAGACTGCTctccgggggaggggggggaaactCGGGGGACTGCTGCTGAGTCTGGCCCCCGGGCTGCCATTTGGGTTTAGTTTTGACCACCGGGGGGCCCTGGGCCCCCGAGGCCTTACTGGCCCCGGGGAACTGGCTAGCGATCTGCTTCACCAGGGAGGGGGTGGCAGTGGGCGTGGCTTTAGAagagaggctgtgctgtttgggcagggtgggcggggcctgatgTGAGCCGTGGCCTGTGGGCAAACTCTGTTTTCGCATTGAAGCAGAGTGGGAAagggctggagggaggggcgACACAGGAGACGTAGGGAGGCCAGCTCCATAGGGGGCCGTGTGCGGGGTGGGGCTGAATGAGAATACTTTAAGGGGGGCTAGGGGTggcgagggagggggtgggggtgaaggggTGGGGCAGATGGGAGCTGAAATGTCCTGGGGCGGGTCGGGAATATTCTGGGGCAAATTGGGAAACTTCTGCGCCATCAGCTGCTGAAGTTCACTCTGGCCTGGGGGCGGGTCACTGTGagctgtgggcggagccaggggaGGTCACTGCGCActgagggcggggcagggggcaggcCAATTTCAGGTGGAGGCGGAATGGGGGGCAGGTCGCTGTCAGGTGGGGGCGGGACAGGGGACAGGTCAGTGCTGGGTGGGGCGGAGCCAAGGAAGGTCGCTGTCGGAtgggggtgggacagggggCAGGTCAGTTTCAGGAGGGGGCAGCTCGCTGTTTTGTAAGTGCGTGGGGGACGGCGGCTGCTGCGTCTGggcggacgggggcgggggagtgAACGGATGGAGGGCGGGGCTCGTGGCTCCCAGCTTCAGCACAGCCATGGCAGAGCCGGGGGCGGGCAGGGtggcgggcggcgggggcgggggagggggtgggacgTTGGCGCCCGCGGGCACACTCGCGTGGGCTTTGACAGACTGCAGGGGCGGAGCTTGGGGCTGGACCAGGGAGGGAGGCTTAAAGTGATTGGCTGACTGCGAGGCGTTGTGCAGCCGGGCGATGGTGCTGTACTTGAACAGCATGGTGGCAGAGTGCTGGGACGGGTtgggcagagggggcggggctgggggaggaggaggtggaggaggaggcggaggtggACAGGGCATGTAGGGGTAGCTGCTGTAGGCTTGTAGGGGTAGCTGGGCAGAGTATGACCCTCTGATAGACTCTGCCCGCACCTGCACAGGAGGGTTAAGGGTGGAGAGGAAATGAGGAATTACACAACCAGACAACAAAAGCAGGGATCCCTGTAAATCCCTGTAGAGCAGAGATTAGTTAGATGTGGGGGAAacaaaagtgacatcacaaaggtggtGTGGAAGGAGCCATTTTAACACTAGATGGCGAAAATGAGTGGACTTGAGAGGTTTGTTGAGGGAGGTTatgaaagagggaaaaagaggagaCTCACCCGGGGACCCTCCTCCATCTGTGTGCCTCTCTTCCAGGCCTCGGAGAAGATGGAGCTCACTGCACTCTGGGAGCGGGAGTGGCCGGGGGCGGCAACGTCCGACAGGCTGCTGTCCGATTGGCTGGAGTGGTTGAAGTGGGACTCTGTTTGAGGACAGGTACAGAAGGGCATAAGGAAGTGAGTGCACGTGTCTG contains:
- the LOC135241241 gene encoding ras-associated and pleckstrin homology domains-containing protein 1-like, with product MEQLSDEEQEHAAEEDSDKEDQDLDKMFGAWLGELDKLTKSLDDGKPEKMQKAPLRQETNMANFSYRFSMYNINEALNQGEAVDLDALMADLCSIEQELSSIGKPHSGPSRLGLGGEARARQRPAGWRSSGGSSGSNSSARASPSATLRGAGGHARPLASNFSLDDITAQLQQSSLGGDEAAARQSLPSSSASASSSSVALSGGGGGATLRRPASSSSRHRRTGSAGAVSDRELRAIGLSCRSSVNSASSVNSASSINSASSMDSLDKVLRPAELERIPPTHAGEAQGLPSSEHSYLDRETSLILTNIAGKPSHLLTKEEQAAKLKAEKIRVALEKIKEAQVKKLVIRVHMSDESSKTMMVDERQSVRQVLDCMLDKSHCGYSPDWSLVETVSELQMERIFEDHENLVENLLNWTRDSQNKLMFIERLEKYALFKNPQNYFLGRKDTCEMPDRNKEALLEECFCGSSVSVPDIEGSLWLKDDGKKSWKKRYFLLRASGIYYVPKGKAKVSRDLACLLQLDHVNVYYGQDYRSKYKAPTDYCLALKHPQIQKKSQYIKYLCCDDVRTLHQWINGIRVAKYGKQLYINYQDAMRRTEAAYNWSSLSGSSSLPESHFNHSSQSDSSLSDVAAPGHSRSQSAVSSIFSEAWKRGTQMEEGPRVRAESIRGSYSAQLPLQAYSSYPYMPCPPPPPPPPPPPPAPPPLPNPSQHSATMLFKYSTIARLHNASQSANHFKPPSLVQPQAPPLQSVKAHASVPAGANVPPPPPPPPPATLPAPGSAMAVLKLGATSPALHPFTPPPPSAQTQQPPSPTHLQNSELPPPETDLPPVPPPSDSDLPWLRPTQPPLAPPTAHSDPPPGQSELQQLMAQKFPNLPQNIPDPPQDISAPICPTPSPPPPPSPPLAPLKVFSFSPTPHTAPYGAGLPTSPVSPLPPALSHSASMRKQSLPTGHGSHQAPPTLPKQHSLSSKATPTATPSLVKQIASQFPGASKASGAQGPPVVKTKPKWQPGGQTQQQSPEFPPPPPESSLPSPNAFPAPPIAPAPAPPPPPPPPPLPPSAVQSGSPKKSPTSCSASGAKRPPPAPQRNSSIRRSLSGDQDGKKVESLVSMFAAPPASSCASSSSSSVSPSRELLSGAQPGRPKPGKLNLSSLPLALQQSQSGSDFPSPPPEFEYFPPPPPDSELLPPPPLPVTVPPPSGAPKVAVVTPQPQTSSAAAAPSWNRSSAKTPPPALLRRSTPTPEPPPLCGSPLPPTSPKGNLSLQPNFLEDLNRTLKRKSVTRHGSLTASRVSARFEAAATVDDMALPGPSSELHAHPQKQGGCAPANISGYATLRRGPPPAPPKRDESTKLTKEW